From one Bradyrhizobium sp. Ash2021 genomic stretch:
- a CDS encoding RNA polymerase sigma factor: protein MTAADVHRTILAVWRIEQPRLITGLSRMLRDVPLAEDLTQEALLAALEHWPATGVPEQPGAWLMATAKRRAVDHLRRGRMLARKHGMVALDLAQEQQAMPDLDAALDDDIGDELLRLIFTACHPRLSREARAALALRMICGLTTEEIARAFLLSEATIAQRIVRAKRTLSESGLAYETPRGEELSERLASVLEVVYLIFNEGYTAARGEEWLRPQLCNDALRMGRVLVRVAPLEAEAHGLLALMELNGSRIAARTDQAGDPILLMDQNRGLWDRLQIRRGMLALKRAHELGGAGGFYALQAAIVACHAGASTPEATDWPRIAGLYGELSALVRSPIIELNRAVAVGMADGPQAALAIVDALAHEPALKAYHLLPSVRGDLLHKLGRHDEARAAFEAAAELAGNKREQELLKRRAAEAGAAAISS, encoded by the coding sequence ATGACGGCCGCCGACGTCCATCGCACGATCCTCGCGGTCTGGCGCATCGAGCAGCCGCGGCTGATCACGGGCCTGTCGCGGATGCTGCGCGACGTGCCGCTGGCCGAGGATTTGACCCAGGAAGCGCTGCTGGCGGCGCTCGAACATTGGCCCGCGACCGGCGTGCCGGAACAGCCCGGCGCATGGCTGATGGCGACCGCCAAACGCCGGGCGGTGGATCATTTGCGCCGCGGCCGGATGCTGGCCCGCAAGCACGGCATGGTCGCGCTCGATCTGGCGCAGGAGCAGCAGGCGATGCCGGATCTGGACGCGGCCCTGGACGATGATATCGGCGACGAATTGCTGCGGCTGATCTTCACCGCCTGCCATCCGCGATTGTCGCGCGAGGCCCGCGCGGCGCTGGCGCTGCGCATGATCTGCGGCCTGACCACCGAAGAGATCGCGCGCGCCTTCCTGCTGTCGGAGGCGACCATCGCCCAGCGCATCGTGAGGGCGAAGCGGACGCTCTCGGAATCCGGACTGGCTTACGAAACCCCGCGCGGCGAAGAACTTTCGGAGCGACTCGCGTCGGTGCTGGAGGTCGTCTATCTCATCTTCAACGAAGGCTACACCGCGGCGCGCGGCGAGGAGTGGCTGCGGCCGCAGCTCTGCAACGATGCGCTTCGCATGGGCCGTGTGCTGGTCAGGGTCGCGCCACTTGAAGCGGAAGCCCACGGCCTGCTGGCGTTGATGGAGCTGAACGGCTCGCGCATCGCCGCGCGCACCGACCAGGCCGGCGATCCCATCCTGCTGATGGATCAAAACCGCGGCCTCTGGGACCGGCTGCAGATCCGCCGCGGCATGCTGGCGCTAAAGCGCGCGCATGAGCTCGGCGGCGCCGGCGGCTTCTACGCGTTGCAAGCCGCCATCGTCGCCTGCCACGCCGGGGCGAGTACACCGGAGGCCACCGACTGGCCGCGCATCGCGGGACTCTATGGCGAACTCTCAGCGCTGGTGCGTTCGCCCATCATCGAACTCAACCGCGCGGTGGCGGTCGGCATGGCCGACGGCCCGCAGGCCGCGCTCGCGATCGTGGACGCGCTCGCGCACGAGCCCGCGCTAAAGGCCTATCATCTGTTGCCGAGCGTGCGCGGCGACCTGCTGCACAAGCTCGGCCGCCACGACGAGGCGCGCGCGGCGTTCGAAGCGGCGGCAGAACTTGCCGGCAACAAGCGGGAACAGGAGCTGCTGAAACGCCGCGCCGCCGAGGCAGGCGCCGCGGCGATATCGTCATGA
- a CDS encoding YciI family protein: MRFMSIVTSPQSPGNPTPALLEAMHKLADREIKAGRMVDTGGLMPLATGAQVRIKGGDLSVVDGPFVEAKEVIGGYAIFELRDKEEAVALAVEFMQLHRDHMPGWEGTCEVRAFAGFAGQPAE, translated from the coding sequence ATGCGCTTCATGTCGATCGTCACCTCGCCCCAATCGCCCGGAAACCCGACACCGGCTCTGCTGGAGGCCATGCACAAGCTCGCCGACCGCGAGATCAAGGCCGGCCGGATGGTCGATACCGGTGGCTTGATGCCGCTCGCCACCGGTGCGCAGGTGCGTATCAAGGGCGGTGACCTCAGCGTCGTCGATGGTCCCTTCGTGGAAGCCAAGGAAGTGATCGGCGGTTACGCGATTTTCGAGCTGCGGGACAAGGAAGAGGCCGTAGCGCTCGCGGTCGAGTTCATGCAGCTCCACAGGGATCATATGCCGGGTTGGGAGGGAACCTGCGAAGTCCGCGCCTTCGCCGGATTTGCCGGCCAGCCCGCGGAGTAA
- a CDS encoding AprI/Inh family metalloprotease inhibitor, translating to MSGGRIRVAVAAPLALLAVLGSSGSPVWSQDASTLKKDMVGQWELATTDRSKTCVVTLKSDTTAQGLKLELEPGCAAALPFTKDIVAWNIKGLGDIVRLQSANGEAVVDFTEVESGIFEGLRTGEGVYILQNLAAARSLAKSMDQMIGDWSMVRGNGQAICGLTLTNTEASQDNFQVFLKPKCDAAISAFAPTQWRLDHGQMLLMSAKGETWQFEADDNAQWRKVPDSADPLIMVRGQ from the coding sequence ATGTCCGGCGGTCGCATCCGGGTCGCGGTTGCAGCGCCGCTGGCGCTGCTCGCCGTGCTGGGATCCTCGGGATCGCCGGTGTGGTCGCAGGATGCCTCGACCCTGAAAAAGGACATGGTCGGCCAGTGGGAGCTCGCCACCACCGATCGCAGCAAGACCTGCGTCGTCACGCTGAAAAGCGATACGACGGCGCAGGGCCTCAAGCTCGAACTCGAGCCCGGCTGTGCGGCGGCGCTGCCGTTCACCAAGGATATCGTCGCCTGGAACATCAAGGGCCTCGGCGATATCGTCCGGCTGCAGAGTGCCAACGGCGAGGCCGTGGTCGACTTCACCGAAGTCGAGAGCGGCATCTTCGAGGGCTTGCGCACCGGTGAGGGCGTCTACATCCTGCAAAACCTCGCGGCCGCCCGTTCGCTGGCCAAATCGATGGACCAGATGATCGGCGACTGGTCGATGGTTCGCGGCAACGGCCAGGCGATCTGCGGCCTGACGCTGACCAACACCGAGGCCAGCCAGGATAATTTCCAGGTCTTTCTGAAGCCGAAATGCGATGCCGCGATCTCGGCTTTCGCACCGACGCAATGGCGGCTCGATCATGGACAGATGCTGTTGATGTCGGCCAAGGGCGAGACCTGGCAGTTCGAGGCGGACGACAACGCGCAGTGGCGAAAAGTGCCCGACAGCGCCGATCCGCTGATCATGGTCCGGGGGCAGTAG
- a CDS encoding 2-hydroxyacid dehydrogenase, translated as MTAGNISSEKVDLLVYGPVRPILENGFSDQFVLHMAESRGDLERLTPDVLARTRGIAVTYHTVPADRTALSHFPKLEIVASFGVGYDHVDSAYAREHNIVVTNTPDVLTEEVADVAMGLLISTLREFVKADRYLRSGLWQTQNYPLSVGSLRDRKIGIVGMGRIGQAIGRRLEASLVPVSYHSRKPAEGVSYKHYPDLMEMAKAVDTLIVIVPGGAATAKMINADVLKALGPRGVLINVARGSVVDEQALVAALKSGTILAAGLDVFANEPNVPDELKAMQNVVLLPHIGSASVVTRNAMDQLVVDNLKNWFAGKPPLTPVAETPVKGR; from the coding sequence ATGACTGCCGGAAATATCTCCTCTGAAAAGGTCGATTTGCTGGTCTACGGGCCGGTCAGGCCGATCCTCGAGAACGGCTTTTCGGACCAGTTCGTCCTGCATATGGCGGAAAGCCGGGGCGACCTCGAGCGATTGACGCCCGATGTGCTGGCCAGGACCCGCGGCATCGCGGTCACCTATCATACGGTGCCGGCCGACAGGACGGCGCTGTCGCACTTTCCAAAGCTCGAGATCGTCGCCAGCTTCGGCGTCGGCTACGACCACGTCGATTCCGCTTACGCGCGCGAGCACAATATCGTCGTCACCAATACGCCCGACGTGCTGACCGAAGAGGTCGCCGACGTCGCGATGGGACTGCTGATTTCGACCCTGCGCGAATTCGTCAAGGCCGACCGCTATCTGCGCTCGGGCCTCTGGCAGACGCAGAATTACCCCTTAAGCGTCGGTTCGCTGCGCGATCGCAAGATCGGCATTGTCGGCATGGGCCGGATTGGCCAGGCGATCGGACGACGTCTGGAAGCGTCACTCGTTCCGGTCTCCTATCACTCGCGCAAGCCAGCCGAAGGCGTGTCGTACAAGCATTATCCCGACCTGATGGAAATGGCGAAGGCGGTCGACACGCTGATCGTGATCGTGCCCGGCGGCGCCGCCACCGCGAAGATGATCAATGCCGACGTGCTCAAGGCGCTTGGGCCGCGCGGCGTGCTGATCAATGTGGCGCGCGGCTCGGTCGTCGACGAGCAGGCTTTGGTCGCGGCGCTGAAGTCGGGGACCATTCTGGCGGCCGGGCTCGATGTGTTCGCCAACGAGCCGAATGTGCCGGATGAATTGAAGGCGATGCAGAACGTCGTGCTGCTGCCGCATATCGGCTCGGCCTCCGTGGTCACGCGCAATGCGATGGATCAGCTCGTCGTCGACAATCTGAAGAACTGGTTTGCCGGCAAGCCGCCGCTGACGCCCGTCGCGGAGACTCCGGTGAAGGGGCGCTGA
- a CDS encoding ABC transporter permease subunit codes for MSSTQNLFRLLLPVVVLAVGIAIWEFVVRVNDIQPYVLPGPLAVFQTLVSDWPVLSQSLGVTLLTTLEGFVAAAAGGVALALLFNQSKWLEYSLFPYAVILQVTPVIAIAPLLLIYLQQQTAVIVCAWIVAFFPVLSNTTLGLNSVDRNLAGLFQLYGASRLQTLRYLKLPAALPFILGGLRIAGGLSLIGAVVAEIAAGTAGAGSGLAFRIAESGYRLNIPRMFAALLLLSLAGIVIYGVLALISHLVLRRWHESALGKEN; via the coding sequence ATGAGTTCAACGCAGAACCTTTTCCGCCTGCTGCTTCCCGTCGTCGTGCTTGCCGTGGGCATCGCGATCTGGGAATTCGTGGTCCGCGTCAACGATATTCAGCCCTATGTGCTGCCGGGGCCGCTGGCGGTGTTTCAGACACTGGTCAGCGACTGGCCGGTGCTGTCGCAATCGCTGGGCGTTACCCTGCTGACGACGCTTGAAGGGTTCGTGGCCGCGGCAGCCGGCGGCGTCGCGCTGGCGCTGTTGTTCAATCAATCGAAATGGCTGGAATATTCGCTGTTCCCCTATGCCGTGATCCTGCAAGTCACGCCGGTGATTGCGATTGCGCCGCTGTTGCTGATCTATCTGCAGCAACAGACCGCTGTGATCGTCTGCGCCTGGATCGTGGCCTTCTTTCCGGTGCTTTCCAACACCACGCTCGGACTGAATTCGGTCGATCGCAATCTGGCCGGGCTGTTTCAGCTCTATGGCGCGTCGCGGCTGCAGACGCTGCGTTACCTCAAATTGCCGGCCGCGCTGCCCTTCATCCTCGGCGGCTTGCGGATCGCAGGCGGCCTGTCCCTGATCGGCGCGGTGGTCGCCGAAATCGCGGCGGGGACCGCGGGCGCCGGTTCCGGTCTTGCCTTTCGCATAGCCGAGTCCGGCTATCGTCTCAACATTCCCCGAATGTTCGCGGCGCTGTTGCTGCTCTCGCTCGCCGGGATTGTCATTTATGGTGTGCTGGCGCTAATTTCGCATCTGGTACTGCGGCGCTGGCACGAAAGCGCGCTTGGAAAGGAAAACTGA
- a CDS encoding ABC transporter ATP-binding protein, with protein sequence MAESTLSETGVRAAGLAVSLRGVTKIYDNGVTALGPLDLDVVRGEFVSLLGPSGCGKSTALRLIAGLSAPSSGTVKLSRRTARAGHAIGFVFQEPTLMPWTSVRENVRLPLKLAQAPAGEADARVSEALAQVGLAEFADAYPRELSGGMKMRVSLARALVTDPDILLMDEPFAALDEITRFRLNNDLLALWRNLHKTVIFVTHSVFESVYLSQRVIVMTSRPGRISAEFRIDTPEPRVEDFRMSAGYAGYCREVSRALAPSYSGLSGA encoded by the coding sequence ATGGCGGAGTCCACCTTGTCCGAAACCGGCGTCCGCGCGGCGGGGCTCGCGGTGAGCCTGCGTGGCGTGACGAAAATCTATGACAATGGCGTGACCGCACTGGGACCGCTCGATCTCGATGTGGTCAGGGGTGAATTCGTTTCCCTGCTCGGCCCCTCCGGCTGCGGAAAATCGACCGCCTTGCGGCTGATCGCGGGGCTTAGCGCACCGAGTTCAGGCACGGTCAAATTGTCCCGTCGCACGGCGCGCGCGGGACATGCCATCGGCTTCGTCTTTCAGGAGCCGACCCTGATGCCGTGGACCAGCGTGCGGGAAAATGTCCGGCTGCCGCTGAAACTCGCGCAGGCGCCGGCGGGGGAAGCGGATGCGCGTGTCAGCGAGGCGCTGGCGCAGGTCGGACTTGCCGAATTTGCCGACGCCTATCCGCGCGAATTGTCCGGCGGCATGAAGATGCGGGTGTCGCTGGCGCGCGCATTGGTGACCGATCCGGATATCCTTTTGATGGACGAGCCGTTCGCGGCCCTCGACGAGATCACCCGTTTCCGGCTCAACAACGATCTGCTGGCGCTGTGGCGCAATCTGCACAAGACCGTCATCTTCGTCACCCATTCGGTGTTCGAGTCGGTTTATCTGTCGCAGCGGGTGATCGTGATGACGTCGCGGCCCGGACGCATCAGCGCCGAGTTTCGCATCGACACGCCGGAACCGCGGGTCGAGGATTTTCGGATGTCGGCCGGCTATGCCGGCTACTGCCGCGAGGTTTCGCGTGCGCTGGCGCCGTCCTACTCCGGGCTGTCAGGCGCATGA
- a CDS encoding ABC transporter substrate-binding protein, which produces MNPAFLPRALTAAVFAVITALVPARAQTLDKVSFGTNWVAEAEHGGFFQAVADGTYRNYGLDVTIVPGGPNNNNRMLLTAGKLDFFMSANTLQSFDAVANNVPLVTVAAIFQKDPQVLLTHPEVKVTKLEDLKPLTLLVSKEGMTSYFQWLKSEYGFSESKVKPYTFNSQPFIVNKQSAMQGYVTSEPYAVEKAAGFKPGIVLLADYGFNSYSTLIETRREIVDKKPDLVQRFVDASVIGWYHYLYGDNKPANAMIKQLNPDMTDELLAYSVSKMKEYGIVDSGDSLKNGIGAMTDERMASFFDKMVRAGVVRRDIDYRRAYTLRFANKAVGVDLRPKN; this is translated from the coding sequence ATGAACCCGGCCTTTTTGCCGCGAGCGTTAACCGCGGCTGTTTTCGCCGTTATTACGGCGCTCGTGCCCGCGCGCGCCCAGACCCTGGACAAGGTCTCGTTCGGAACCAATTGGGTCGCGGAAGCCGAGCATGGCGGCTTCTTCCAGGCCGTTGCCGACGGCACCTACAGGAATTACGGGCTCGACGTCACCATCGTGCCCGGCGGCCCCAACAACAACAACCGGATGCTGCTGACCGCCGGCAAGCTCGACTTCTTCATGAGCGCGAACACGCTGCAATCATTCGATGCGGTCGCCAACAACGTGCCGCTGGTGACGGTGGCCGCCATTTTCCAGAAGGACCCGCAGGTCCTGCTGACCCATCCGGAAGTGAAAGTTACCAAGCTCGAGGATCTGAAGCCGCTGACGCTTTTGGTGTCGAAGGAAGGGATGACGAGCTATTTCCAGTGGCTGAAATCCGAATATGGCTTCAGCGAGAGCAAGGTTAAGCCCTACACCTTCAACTCGCAGCCATTCATCGTGAACAAGCAAAGCGCGATGCAGGGCTATGTCACCTCCGAGCCCTACGCGGTCGAAAAGGCCGCAGGCTTCAAGCCCGGAATTGTCCTGCTGGCCGACTATGGCTTCAACAGCTATTCGACCCTGATCGAGACCCGCCGCGAGATCGTCGACAAGAAGCCCGACCTGGTGCAGCGCTTCGTCGACGCGTCCGTCATCGGCTGGTACCATTATCTCTATGGCGACAACAAGCCGGCCAATGCGATGATCAAGCAGCTCAACCCTGACATGACCGACGAGCTGCTGGCCTATTCCGTCAGCAAGATGAAGGAGTATGGCATCGTCGATTCCGGCGATTCCCTGAAGAACGGAATCGGCGCCATGACCGATGAGCGGATGGCGAGCTTCTTCGACAAGATGGTCCGTGCCGGCGTCGTCCGCCGTGACATCGATTATCGGCGAGCGTACACGCTGCGCTTTGCCAACAAGGCCGTTGGTGTCGATTTGCGGCCGAAGAACTGA
- a CDS encoding creatininase family protein, whose amino-acid sequence MTSPLPPRDWTDIHWPDIAASEPARWIAVLPLAATEQHGPHLPLGTDVMIAEAYLARVRERLADTIPATFLPLQPVGISTEHLHYPGTLTLPTDVALKTWMALGESVARAGIRKLVMVTSHGGNSAAMTLVAQDLRAQHGLLVVTTSWSRFGTPEGLFAAEELRHGIHGGAIETSIMLARYPETVRQAAIADFRPASIAMEKDYRWLSAHRPAPFAWQAQDIHPSGAAGDATQATAEKGEQLLDHGARAFCELLADVDNFDVMKLSDGPRGSSK is encoded by the coding sequence ATGACCTCTCCCCTCCCGCCCCGCGACTGGACCGATATCCATTGGCCCGATATCGCAGCGAGCGAGCCCGCGCGCTGGATCGCGGTGCTGCCGCTGGCGGCGACCGAACAGCACGGCCCGCATTTGCCTCTCGGGACCGACGTCATGATTGCGGAGGCCTATCTGGCGCGGGTGCGGGAACGTCTGGCGGACACGATCCCCGCCACCTTCCTGCCGCTGCAGCCGGTCGGCATTTCCACCGAACATCTCCATTATCCGGGCACGCTGACGCTGCCCACGGACGTCGCGTTAAAGACCTGGATGGCGCTCGGCGAGAGCGTCGCGCGCGCCGGAATCCGCAAGCTGGTGATGGTGACGAGCCATGGCGGCAACAGTGCGGCCATGACGCTGGTCGCGCAGGATTTGCGCGCGCAGCACGGACTTTTGGTAGTCACCACGAGCTGGTCGCGCTTCGGTACGCCGGAGGGACTGTTTGCAGCGGAAGAATTGCGCCACGGCATCCATGGCGGTGCGATCGAAACCTCGATCATGCTGGCGCGCTATCCGGAAACGGTGCGCCAAGCGGCGATCGCGGATTTTCGTCCCGCCAGCATCGCGATGGAAAAGGATTATCGCTGGCTTTCGGCGCACCGGCCGGCGCCATTCGCGTGGCAGGCGCAGGATATCCATCCGAGCGGCGCCGCCGGAGACGCGACACAGGCCACCGCCGAGAAGGGCGAACAACTGCTCGATCACGGCGCCCGCGCGTTCTGCGAATTGCTGGCCGATGTCGATAACTTCGACGTGATGAAGCTTTCGGACGGTCCCCGCGGGTCGTCTAAGTAG
- a CDS encoding DUF6538 domain-containing protein has product MLPQCSHITKKRGVYYYRRRVPKSPGREVVLSLRTRVFRVAECLATGLDQEFGMRASLPSRTLRTAPNS; this is encoded by the coding sequence ATGCTCCCACAATGCTCCCACATTACGAAGAAGCGCGGCGTGTATTACTACCGCCGTCGTGTCCCAAAAAGCCCCGGCAGAGAGGTTGTACTGTCGCTGCGGACGCGCGTGTTCCGCGTGGCAGAGTGCCTGGCAACCGGGTTGGACCAAGAGTTTGGAATGCGGGCTTCGTTGCCTTCACGAACGCTTCGAACAGCTCCCAACAGCTGA
- a CDS encoding OpgC domain-containing protein, with protein sequence MIWIKPDRPWAMLPKKRPASEGTMEIKAVFPPKGRDLRLDLLRGIANWAIFLNHMPNNAVNWITTRNYGFSDGADLFVYISGYTAALVFGRMMRDYGFVIGATRLWRRVWQLYLAHVIVLVVYLAVVGYVAFRFQLENIVHQFNTAWFGVRPFATLLEGLLLRFKPLNLDVLPLYIVLMAVFPFVLWIMLRRPNLSMLASLVLYFAARHFGWNLAAYPEGTWFFNPFCWQFLFCLGAWSALGGGIKVQPIVTSQWLVYLGFGYLLFALIMTLAGPFETIREAMPAWLYDAFNPNDKTNLAPYRALHFVVIVLLVTRFLPKDWKGLEWPIFDPLITCGQQSLRVFCVGVFLSFLGYFLLTISSGTFLVQVLISAAGIAILCGFAYYGNWSKNVDKIVKRPPKGDPTGANAAHAAGPLTRR encoded by the coding sequence TTGATCTGGATCAAGCCCGACAGACCTTGGGCCATGCTCCCTAAAAAGCGACCGGCCAGCGAGGGGACGATGGAGATCAAAGCCGTATTTCCCCCCAAGGGACGAGACTTGCGTCTCGACTTGCTCCGTGGCATCGCCAATTGGGCAATATTCCTCAATCATATGCCAAACAACGCGGTCAATTGGATCACGACACGGAACTATGGATTCAGTGATGGAGCCGATCTCTTCGTCTACATTTCCGGATACACCGCCGCGCTAGTGTTTGGTCGCATGATGCGAGACTACGGCTTTGTGATAGGAGCAACGCGGCTGTGGAGGCGCGTCTGGCAACTCTATCTTGCGCATGTGATAGTGCTTGTAGTCTACCTCGCGGTAGTTGGCTATGTCGCGTTCCGCTTCCAGCTTGAAAACATAGTCCATCAGTTCAACACGGCTTGGTTCGGCGTCAGGCCTTTCGCAACGTTGCTGGAAGGCCTTCTGCTGCGGTTCAAACCGCTCAATCTTGATGTCCTTCCCCTTTATATCGTGTTGATGGCGGTATTTCCGTTCGTGTTGTGGATCATGCTGCGGCGTCCCAACCTCTCGATGCTGGCCTCACTTGTTCTCTATTTTGCAGCCCGTCACTTTGGTTGGAACCTTGCCGCGTATCCCGAAGGCACTTGGTTCTTCAATCCCTTCTGCTGGCAATTTCTGTTCTGTCTGGGCGCGTGGTCCGCGCTCGGTGGAGGCATCAAGGTGCAGCCTATCGTGACCTCGCAATGGCTGGTCTATCTCGGGTTCGGCTACCTCCTGTTCGCGCTGATCATGACGTTGGCCGGACCCTTCGAGACAATCCGCGAAGCAATGCCAGCGTGGCTCTACGACGCCTTCAATCCCAATGACAAAACCAATCTCGCGCCCTATCGTGCCTTACATTTCGTGGTCATCGTTTTGCTTGTGACCCGGTTCCTTCCGAAAGACTGGAAAGGGCTCGAATGGCCCATCTTCGATCCATTGATCACATGCGGGCAGCAATCGCTACGGGTCTTCTGCGTCGGGGTGTTTCTTTCATTCCTCGGCTACTTCCTGCTGACGATCAGTTCCGGTACGTTTCTTGTGCAAGTTCTGATTAGTGCCGCCGGGATCGCGATTTTGTGCGGCTTCGCTTACTACGGCAACTGGTCGAAAAACGTGGACAAGATCGTCAAGCGACCTCCCAAAGGCGACCCCACCGGGGCCAACGCTGCACACGCTGCGGGCCCGCTAACCCGGCGATGA
- a CDS encoding carbonic anhydrase family protein, whose product MRRRQVLKMFAGIALCPLCASIGVAEEGHHWSYEGTTGPEKWGDLDGADATCSIGSQQSPIDITSAVTARQPSLKINWSKRPETIVNNGHTIQLNALEGDTLQLGDRSFRLTQFHFHHPSEHLVDGKRFGMEAHFVHAAAAGGLAVVGVFIVPGKKNAVFNKIVSTMPQEAGAPVSADPSIDPSRLLPAERGYYHYEGSLTTPPCSQSVDWIVLAHHVEVAETDIARFAKLYPMNARPVQKIDRRFILRSGAG is encoded by the coding sequence ATGCGTCGTCGTCAAGTATTGAAGATGTTCGCGGGCATTGCGCTGTGTCCGCTGTGTGCATCGATTGGCGTTGCTGAGGAAGGCCATCATTGGAGTTACGAGGGGACGACCGGCCCCGAAAAGTGGGGCGACCTCGATGGAGCGGACGCGACGTGCTCGATTGGTAGCCAGCAGTCGCCCATCGACATCACCAGTGCTGTCACCGCACGCCAGCCGTCGCTCAAGATCAACTGGAGCAAGCGCCCGGAGACCATCGTCAACAACGGCCACACGATCCAACTCAACGCCCTTGAGGGCGATACCCTCCAACTGGGTGACCGCAGCTTTAGGCTGACACAGTTTCACTTCCATCATCCCAGCGAACACCTCGTCGATGGCAAACGCTTCGGGATGGAAGCGCACTTCGTCCACGCGGCGGCAGCGGGCGGGCTTGCGGTCGTCGGCGTGTTCATTGTCCCGGGCAAGAAAAATGCGGTGTTCAACAAGATTGTTTCGACGATGCCACAGGAAGCCGGAGCGCCTGTTTCCGCCGATCCCAGCATTGACCCAAGCCGCTTGTTACCGGCTGAGCGCGGCTACTATCACTACGAGGGCTCTCTCACGACGCCGCCGTGCAGCCAGTCAGTCGATTGGATCGTGCTCGCTCACCACGTCGAGGTGGCCGAGACTGATATTGCCCGCTTCGCAAAGCTCTACCCGATGAATGCCCGCCCGGTACAAAAAATCGACCGGCGCTTCATTCTCAGGTCGGGAGCCGGGTAA
- the cax gene encoding calcium/proton exchanger, whose product MQSLLKEIRHSPLLWMLVFVPLVLVAEKAAPEAHTLLFVLAVLAIVPLAALLSHATEAVAAKTGDAVGGLLNATLGNLTELIIAVTALHAGQYMLVKASIAGAIVTNALFMLGACLLLGGLRYHVQEFNRAGGRLYSGLLLMATVALLAPSAVADLDLAHGEAIMQKLSVGLAVLLIIAYALGLLFSLGTHKELFASAEHGEGEEHWPIGVAVGTLLAVTVLVALVSEIFVESVQKAAETFGMSPAFVGFIIVSLVGAAAEFAVAFSAARKDRLDMSVSIALGSASQIALFVAPALVLLSYVVGPSPMSLQFWPGAVTMVMIATVTASFITSSGRSAWFIGALLIFIYAVFALTLYVVPPGTQGPG is encoded by the coding sequence GTGCAATCTCTGCTTAAAGAAATCCGGCACAGCCCGCTGCTGTGGATGCTTGTTTTCGTCCCCCTTGTATTGGTGGCCGAAAAGGCCGCGCCGGAGGCACATACGCTTCTGTTTGTGCTCGCGGTCCTTGCCATCGTGCCGCTGGCAGCACTTCTCAGCCACGCGACCGAGGCCGTCGCCGCCAAAACGGGCGATGCAGTTGGCGGTCTGCTGAACGCGACGCTCGGCAACCTCACCGAGCTAATCATCGCCGTGACCGCGCTGCATGCGGGCCAGTACATGCTGGTGAAGGCGTCAATCGCGGGCGCAATCGTCACCAACGCCCTGTTCATGCTGGGCGCCTGCCTCCTGCTCGGCGGGCTGCGCTACCACGTGCAGGAGTTCAACCGGGCCGGCGGGCGGCTCTATTCCGGGCTGTTGCTGATGGCGACGGTCGCCCTGCTCGCCCCGTCGGCGGTCGCCGATCTCGACCTCGCGCACGGCGAGGCGATCATGCAGAAGCTGAGCGTCGGCCTCGCCGTCCTGCTTATCATCGCCTATGCGCTCGGTCTGTTGTTCTCGCTCGGAACTCACAAGGAACTGTTCGCAAGCGCGGAGCATGGCGAAGGCGAGGAACACTGGCCAATTGGCGTTGCCGTCGGCACGCTGCTCGCCGTGACCGTGCTGGTGGCGCTGGTGAGCGAGATCTTTGTCGAGTCCGTGCAGAAGGCGGCGGAGACTTTCGGGATGAGCCCGGCCTTTGTCGGCTTCATCATCGTCTCGCTGGTCGGCGCAGCCGCTGAGTTTGCGGTCGCCTTCTCTGCGGCGCGCAAAGACCGCCTCGACATGAGCGTCAGCATCGCGCTCGGCAGCGCCTCCCAGATCGCGCTGTTCGTGGCGCCCGCGTTGGTGCTGCTCAGCTACGTCGTGGGGCCGTCGCCGATGAGCCTGCAATTCTGGCCGGGCGCGGTAACCATGGTGATGATCGCGACCGTGACGGCGAGCTTCATCACAAGCAGCGGGCGCTCGGCGTGGTTCATCGGCGCCCTGCTGATCTTTATCTACGCCGTCTTCGCGCTGACGCTCTACGTCGTGCCGCCGGGGACGCAAGGACCGGGATAA